From a single Stomoxys calcitrans chromosome 4, idStoCalc2.1, whole genome shotgun sequence genomic region:
- the LOC131996910 gene encoding uncharacterized protein LOC131996910 yields the protein MSTSEGSSSTSMEISRVAIKAPPFWHADPLLWFKQMESQFLMAGVTQDSTKFHTIVASIESSILEKVHDIVINPPAVNMYGTLKDKLVSCFSDSEEKRLKKLLTTIELGDKKPSELLSGMRSLAQGKVSDEILKQLWIQRLPSQMKAILSVSDDNLDKLATMADKISDCADSEVCAVTPSNSRLEDIERKLENLCAKMDSFGKSRSRSKSKTGKRSRSKSSKRDKSLCWYHFKFGDKAKKCVSPCNYNASEN from the coding sequence ATGTCGACGTCAGAAGGcagttcttcaacatcaatggaAATTTCTCGCGTAGCGATTAAAGCCCCACCATTTTGGCATGCGGATCCCTTGCTCTGGTTTAAACAAATGGAATCGCAATTTTTAATGGCAGGCGTAACGCAAGATTCCACGAAATTCCATACGATTGTCGCATCAATTGAGAGCAGCATCCTTGAAAAGGTTCATGACATCGTAATCAATCCCCCAGCTGTGAATATGTATGGAACATTAAAGGACAAATTGGTGAGCTGTTTTTCCGATTCCGAAGAAAAACGTTTGAAAAAACTCCTGACAACAATCGAACTTGGAGACAAGAAGCCATCCGAATTATTGAGCGGGATGCGAAGTTTGGCTCAAGGTAAGGTATCGGACGAGATTTTAAAGCAACTTTGGATACAGCGTCTTCCCAGTCAGATGAAAGCAATTCTTTCCGTCAGCGATGACAACTTGGATAAGCTTGCCACAATGGCCGACAAAATTTCCGATTGCGCCGATTCAGAAGTGTGTGCGGTTACTCCTTCCAACAGCCGTCTTGAGGATATAGAGAGAAAGCTAGAGAATCTCTGTGCAAAGATGGATTCATTTGGAAAATCAAGAAGCCGCAGCAAATCAAAGACTGGAAAACGAAGTCGATCCAAATCATCGAAGAGAGACAAATCGCTTTGCTGGTACCATTTTAAGTTCGGGGACAAAGCGAAAAAGTGTGTGTCTCCGTGCAATTACAACGCTTCGGAAAACTAA